In Acidicapsa ligni, a single window of DNA contains:
- a CDS encoding M24 family metallopeptidase, producing MFTRRRFFATSTVVASLPVLLPRAARAEVSTLPPALAALKSRKSEAQPISSAEREHRFERAQQLMRKQQIDAIALIGGTSLVYFTGIRWWNSERLFVCILPQKGAPFYVCPAFEEERAREQMRKTPAGKDSHIYTWQEDEDPYALIAKGLQDLGLSSGKLGIEERVTFVFSDGIHKALPAFETVSATPITAGCRAVKSAAELKLMQLANDVTLSVYEAAWKSIHPGVTNRQVSEWIGAAYDLVGFPGDASCQVDEYSALPHGSIEPQTIREGSLVLIDDGCVVEGYESDISRSFVIGKPTSRMNQVFEIVHRAQAAALAAAKPGVPCGSVDAAARKVIDDAGFGPGYAHFSHRLGHGIGMDGHEWPYLVKGNTQLLEAGMTFSDEPGIYLRNEFGIRLEDDMQITADGAQLFTPQSYSLEKPFAR from the coding sequence ATGTTCACCCGTCGCCGCTTCTTTGCAACCTCTACAGTCGTAGCCTCGCTGCCCGTCCTTTTGCCGAGAGCCGCGCGGGCCGAAGTCTCAACTCTGCCGCCCGCACTGGCAGCGCTGAAGAGCCGCAAATCCGAAGCCCAGCCCATCTCGTCAGCAGAACGGGAACATCGCTTCGAGCGCGCGCAGCAGCTCATGCGCAAACAGCAGATCGATGCCATTGCGCTCATCGGCGGCACCTCTCTGGTCTACTTCACCGGCATTCGCTGGTGGAACAGTGAGCGTCTCTTCGTCTGCATCCTGCCGCAGAAAGGTGCGCCATTCTATGTCTGCCCCGCCTTTGAAGAAGAGCGTGCCCGCGAACAAATGCGCAAAACTCCGGCGGGAAAGGATTCCCACATCTACACCTGGCAGGAAGATGAAGACCCCTACGCCCTGATCGCGAAAGGCTTGCAAGATCTCGGCCTGTCATCCGGCAAATTAGGCATCGAAGAACGCGTAACCTTCGTCTTCTCCGACGGCATTCACAAAGCGCTTCCCGCCTTTGAAACCGTCAGCGCCACGCCCATTACCGCTGGATGCCGCGCCGTGAAAAGCGCCGCCGAACTCAAGCTGATGCAACTTGCCAACGACGTAACACTCTCGGTCTACGAAGCAGCCTGGAAGTCGATTCATCCCGGCGTCACCAACCGCCAGGTCAGCGAATGGATCGGCGCGGCCTACGACCTTGTTGGATTTCCCGGCGATGCAAGCTGCCAGGTGGACGAGTACTCCGCGCTGCCGCATGGCTCTATCGAGCCGCAGACCATCCGGGAAGGCAGTCTGGTGCTCATCGATGACGGCTGCGTCGTAGAAGGCTACGAATCGGACATCAGCCGCAGCTTCGTCATCGGCAAGCCGACATCCCGCATGAATCAGGTGTTTGAAATCGTTCATCGTGCGCAGGCCGCCGCGCTGGCAGCGGCAAAACCCGGCGTTCCATGTGGATCAGTAGACGCAGCCGCGCGCAAGGTCATCGACGATGCAGGGTTCGGACCCGGATACGCGCATTTCAGCCATCGTCTCGGTCACGGCATCGGTATGGATGGCCACGAGTGGCCCTACCTCGTAAAAGGCAACACGCAGTTGCTGGAGGCAGGCATGACCTTTTCCGACGAACCCGGAATTTACCTCCGCAACGAGTTCGGTATCCGCCTCGAAGACGATATGCAGATCACCGCCGACGGCGCGCAGCTATTCACCCCGCAAAGTTATTCGCTGGAAAAGCCGTTCGCGAGATGA
- the rnc gene encoding ribonuclease III: MKVTITQPANLATLETALGHAFARPDLLVHALTHRSQAYELAMETAGNADEGERADNERLEFLGDAVLGMVVAEALYANNSNWQEGQLTRLRAQLVSRRHMAEVAQAISLGDHLRLGKGEERSGGRKKAAILANAMEAVIAALYLDAGLESVRQFARRHILGEAAEDLARELNSGAALGDHKSALQEHLQATHLGVPVYMVEGESGPDHRKRFQVELRLRSADGELGDALASGIGSTKKKAEQEAARRALIEIAALAAIESVQPARASEKELAQK; the protein is encoded by the coding sequence ATGAAGGTAACCATCACCCAACCCGCGAATCTGGCCACGCTGGAAACAGCGCTGGGTCATGCCTTTGCGCGCCCCGATCTGCTCGTTCACGCCCTCACCCATCGTTCGCAGGCCTATGAACTGGCGATGGAGACTGCCGGTAACGCCGACGAAGGCGAACGCGCGGACAATGAGCGCCTGGAGTTTCTCGGCGATGCGGTACTCGGCATGGTGGTTGCGGAAGCGCTTTACGCCAACAACTCCAACTGGCAGGAGGGGCAGCTCACCCGTCTGCGCGCTCAACTCGTCAGTCGCCGCCACATGGCAGAGGTTGCCCAGGCTATTTCTCTCGGAGATCACCTCCGTCTCGGCAAAGGCGAAGAGCGCTCCGGTGGCCGTAAGAAGGCCGCAATCCTCGCCAACGCCATGGAAGCAGTCATCGCCGCCCTCTACCTCGACGCCGGACTGGAGTCGGTGCGGCAGTTCGCCCGGCGGCATATTCTCGGCGAGGCAGCAGAAGATCTCGCTCGCGAACTCAACTCCGGCGCAGCCCTCGGCGACCACAAATCGGCCCTGCAGGAGCACCTGCAAGCTACCCATCTCGGTGTGCCCGTCTACATGGTCGAGGGCGAAAGCGGTCCGGATCATCGCAAACGCTTCCAGGTTGAGCTACGTCTGCGATCCGCGGACGGGGAACTGGGCGACGCTCTGGCCAGTGGAATCGGCAGTACCAAGAAAAAAGCCGAGCAGGAGGCCGCCCGTCGCGCCCTGATCGAGATTGCCGCCCTGGCCGCGATTGAATCCGTTCAGCCCGCACGCGCTTCCGAAAAGGAGTTGGCCCAAAAATGA
- the lepB gene encoding signal peptidase I, which translates to MSATPTFSPKAEEDGPIPTIVPVPADSSSATPADPLNLGELNRQNENKSSASSVPGPRQPNEHGPSEALSSFIRTIVVALFVVTFLTQPVVIPSESMEHTLLVGDFLLMNRSVLAPIGIWHHILPYADVQRGEVVTFHSPINSREYLVKRVIGIPGDHLHIANGQVFVNGRLLDEPYATFEPAAPNAYLDHFPTQNYTDPRVDPGWWKQLQQDTQHGELVIPAGKYFMLGDNRNHSLDSRYWGFVNRSEIAASPLVIYFSLNRPSRTDTLQASDDRLGHDNDVSAHLKGFARWKRIFHVVH; encoded by the coding sequence ATGAGCGCCACTCCAACGTTTTCCCCCAAAGCCGAAGAAGACGGGCCCATCCCCACAATTGTCCCTGTGCCCGCGGACAGTTCCAGCGCCACTCCAGCCGACCCACTCAATCTGGGCGAATTGAATCGGCAGAACGAAAACAAAAGCAGCGCCAGCTCCGTGCCGGGGCCACGCCAGCCGAACGAGCATGGCCCGTCCGAAGCGCTCTCCTCGTTCATTCGAACGATTGTCGTGGCCCTCTTCGTCGTCACGTTTCTCACCCAGCCAGTAGTCATTCCCTCCGAAAGCATGGAACACACCCTGCTTGTCGGCGATTTTTTGCTGATGAACCGCTCCGTGCTGGCCCCCATTGGAATCTGGCATCACATCCTGCCCTACGCCGACGTGCAGCGCGGCGAAGTCGTGACCTTTCACTCCCCCATCAATTCGAGGGAGTACCTGGTAAAGCGCGTGATAGGCATCCCCGGCGACCATCTCCACATCGCCAACGGGCAAGTCTTCGTCAACGGGCGGCTACTGGATGAGCCCTACGCCACCTTCGAGCCCGCTGCACCTAACGCCTACCTGGACCATTTCCCCACCCAGAACTACACCGATCCGCGCGTGGACCCAGGCTGGTGGAAGCAGCTTCAGCAGGACACCCAGCATGGGGAACTGGTTATCCCAGCCGGAAAATACTTCATGCTCGGTGACAATCGCAATCACAGCCTCGATTCGCGCTACTGGGGATTCGTCAACCGCAGCGAGATTGCCGCCAGTCCGTTGGTCATCTACTTCTCTCTCAACCGGCCCTCGCGCACCGATACTCTGCAGGCCTCGGATGATAGACTCGGACACGACAACGATGTTTCTGCACATCTGAAAGGCTTTGCTCGCTGGAAGCGCATCTTTCATGTAGTGCATTGA
- the lepB gene encoding signal peptidase I, whose protein sequence is MAKADKLVIDTPAPVSTTDAHADQAATEIQETPFEALASICSVLVVGLFILTFLAQNFVIPSGSMEKTLLVGDHLLVDRITIAPGTSWMPLVHYREPRRGDIVVFLKPGNPDMFLVKRLIGLPGDHIHLRNGVVILNGVAQNEPYAELGPQDFYSPYIDDFPSVSTSQAGDITAEWAVDLPNHIQGNDMVVPAGMYFMMGDHRHDSLDSRFWGFVPRQNIVGRPLFNYWSFATPNDQIDKTSGADRIAWMGHVVTHFFSDTRWKRTLHPVK, encoded by the coding sequence ATGGCAAAGGCAGACAAACTGGTAATTGACACCCCAGCACCCGTTTCCACTACGGACGCACACGCCGATCAGGCTGCGACCGAGATTCAGGAAACGCCCTTTGAGGCTCTCGCCAGTATCTGCTCCGTCCTGGTGGTTGGCCTGTTCATCCTCACCTTCCTCGCGCAAAACTTCGTCATTCCCTCCGGTTCTATGGAGAAGACGCTGCTTGTCGGCGATCATCTCCTCGTCGATCGCATCACGATCGCCCCTGGCACAAGCTGGATGCCGCTGGTCCACTACCGCGAACCCAGGCGCGGCGATATTGTTGTTTTCCTTAAGCCCGGCAATCCGGATATGTTCCTGGTCAAGCGCCTCATCGGCCTTCCCGGTGACCACATTCACCTGCGCAACGGAGTCGTCATCCTCAATGGCGTAGCTCAAAATGAGCCTTACGCCGAACTCGGGCCACAGGACTTCTACTCGCCCTACATCGACGATTTCCCCTCCGTCTCGACCTCCCAGGCCGGGGACATCACCGCCGAGTGGGCCGTCGATCTCCCCAATCACATCCAGGGAAATGACATGGTCGTGCCCGCCGGCATGTACTTCATGATGGGCGATCACCGGCATGATAGCCTCGACTCCCGTTTCTGGGGATTTGTGCCCCGTCAGAACATCGTCGGCAGGCCGCTCTTCAACTACTGGTCCTTCGCAACGCCCAACGATCAGATCGACAAGACTAGTGGCGCCGATCGCATCGCCTGGATGGGCCACGTGGTAACTCACTTTTTCTCGGACACCCGCTGGAAGCGAACCCTCCACCCGGTTAAATAG